In Papaver somniferum cultivar HN1 chromosome 1, ASM357369v1, whole genome shotgun sequence, a genomic segment contains:
- the LOC113317033 gene encoding major allergen Pru ar 1-like: protein MGAISFEDEYSSPVAPHRLFHALFLDAHNLMPKIIPSIKSIDFLSGDGGPGSVQQVNMVEESPVKYMKHRLDSKDKDNLVCKYTVIECDAFGDKIDCVSNELKFEAGPDGGCIVKAKSTYYPKGDTVLNEEEIKAGKEKAKGQYKAIESYLVENPEIYA, encoded by the exons ATGGGTGCTATCAGTTTCGAAGATGAATACTCTTCACCCGTTGCACCTCACAGGTTGTTCCATGCATTGTTCCTCGACGCTCACAACTTAATGCCTAAGATCATTCCTAGTATCAAAAGCATCGACTTTTTGTCCGGTGATGGAGGTCCCGGAAGTGTTCAACAAGTTAACATGGTGGAAG AAAGTCCAGTGAAATATATGAAGCATAGGTTGGACTCAAAAGACAAAGACAACTTGGTGTGCAAATATACCGTGATTGAATGTGATGCATTTGGGGACAAAATCGATTGCGTCTCTAACGAGCTAAAGTTCGAAGCTGGTCCTGACGGAGGATGCATTGTTAAGGCTAAAAGCACTTATTACCCAAAAGGCGACACCGTCTTGaatgaagaggaaatcaaggccgGGAAAGAGAAAGCCAAGGGACAGTACAAAGCCATCGAGTCTTACCTCGTTGAGAACCCTGAAATCTATGCCTGA
- the LOC113337473 gene encoding uncharacterized protein LOC113337473 isoform X2, which yields MELDSALNVIDSSISQIKWRLKPAPRRRLHTDILALCTGMRPVVMVDYGGKLPELQERLCSVLQLSQKESSVLRSLRVMVIDDMIYLIHVKELAEYVKSSLNVDIELHFVDLEQDPPKFQDVNQTLFQMIAQSEHNSNAKELVSVQRFFSTVFPVDGMDKELFPPPTMDHVVNNKSIVGEISTSQSSSEVIDLSCCMQDCQVTIPTLNGWLLGYPVVYLFGRDHIPDSIYNLSTKSLQLFQISIHSGGTSTSGPRQEELMSFSVPYSLSMEGQNEVWAEAFLARLLAKLETCKHVWASLKMEVSQCYPQAIVL from the exons ATGGAGTTGGACTCAGCTCTGAATGTAATCGATTCATCCATTTCTCAAATCAAATGGAGATTAAAACCTGCACCAAGACGCAGATTACACACAG ATATCCTGGCATTATGCACAGGAATGCGGCCGGTAGTGATGGTGGATTATGGTGGAAAGTTGCCAGAATTACAAGAACGTCTATGTTCTGTTCTACAACTTAGTCAAAAG GAATCATCTGTTTTAAGGAGTCTGAGAGTGATGGTTATAGACGACATGATTTATTTGATACATGTCAAAGAGCTTGCTGAGTACGTAAAATCAAGCTTGAATGTGGATATAGAATTGCACTTTGTGGACCTTGAACAAGATCCTCCAAAG TTTCAGGATGTGAATCAGACTCTGTTTCAA ATGATAGCACAATCAGAACACAATTCAAATGCTAAAGAACTTGTATCAGTTCAAAGATTCTTCTCCACAGTGTTTCCTGTTGATGGAATGGACAAAGAGCTCTTTCCTCCTCCCACGATGGACCATGTGGTTAACAATAAATCtattgttggtgagatcagcacGTCTCAGTCTTCTTCTGAAGTTATTGATCTTAGTTGCTGCATGCAGGATTGTCAAGTCACCATTCCGACTCTTAATGG ATGGCTTCTTGGTTATCCGGTGGTTTACTTGTTTGGAAGGGACCACATACCTGATTCTATTTACAATCTATCCACCAAGTCTCTCCAGCTCTTCCAGATTTCGATACACAG TGGTGGTACATCTACTAGTGGACCTCGACAAGAGGAATTAATGAG TTTCTCAGTACCTTACAGTCTAAGCATGGAAGGGCAGAATGAAGTTTGGGCAGAGGCATTTCTAGCTCGCTTGCTGGCAAAACTGGAAACATGCAAGCATGTTTGGGCATCTTTGAAGATGGAGGTCAGTCAATGCTACCCGCAAGCAATTGTATTGTAG
- the LOC113337473 gene encoding uncharacterized protein LOC113337473 isoform X1 translates to MELDSALNVIDSSISQIKWRLKPAPRRRLHTDILALCTGMRPVVMVDYGGKLPELQERLCSVLQLSQKESSVLRSLRVMVIDDMIYLIHVKELAEYVKSSLNVDIELHFVDLEQDPPKFQDVNQTLFQMIAQSEHNSNAKELVSVQRFFSTVFPVDGMDKELFPPPTMDHVVNNKSIVGEISTSQSSSEVIDLSCCMQDCQVTIPTLNGWLLGYPVVYLFGRDHIPDSIYNLSTKSLQLFQISIHRSGGTSTSGPRQEELMSFSVPYSLSMEGQNEVWAEAFLARLLAKLETCKHVWASLKMEVSQCYPQAIVL, encoded by the exons ATGGAGTTGGACTCAGCTCTGAATGTAATCGATTCATCCATTTCTCAAATCAAATGGAGATTAAAACCTGCACCAAGACGCAGATTACACACAG ATATCCTGGCATTATGCACAGGAATGCGGCCGGTAGTGATGGTGGATTATGGTGGAAAGTTGCCAGAATTACAAGAACGTCTATGTTCTGTTCTACAACTTAGTCAAAAG GAATCATCTGTTTTAAGGAGTCTGAGAGTGATGGTTATAGACGACATGATTTATTTGATACATGTCAAAGAGCTTGCTGAGTACGTAAAATCAAGCTTGAATGTGGATATAGAATTGCACTTTGTGGACCTTGAACAAGATCCTCCAAAG TTTCAGGATGTGAATCAGACTCTGTTTCAA ATGATAGCACAATCAGAACACAATTCAAATGCTAAAGAACTTGTATCAGTTCAAAGATTCTTCTCCACAGTGTTTCCTGTTGATGGAATGGACAAAGAGCTCTTTCCTCCTCCCACGATGGACCATGTGGTTAACAATAAATCtattgttggtgagatcagcacGTCTCAGTCTTCTTCTGAAGTTATTGATCTTAGTTGCTGCATGCAGGATTGTCAAGTCACCATTCCGACTCTTAATGG ATGGCTTCTTGGTTATCCGGTGGTTTACTTGTTTGGAAGGGACCACATACCTGATTCTATTTACAATCTATCCACCAAGTCTCTCCAGCTCTTCCAGATTTCGATACACAG AAGTGGTGGTACATCTACTAGTGGACCTCGACAAGAGGAATTAATGAG TTTCTCAGTACCTTACAGTCTAAGCATGGAAGGGCAGAATGAAGTTTGGGCAGAGGCATTTCTAGCTCGCTTGCTGGCAAAACTGGAAACATGCAAGCATGTTTGGGCATCTTTGAAGATGGAGGTCAGTCAATGCTACCCGCAAGCAATTGTATTGTAG
- the LOC113337473 gene encoding uncharacterized protein LOC113337473 isoform X3, protein MELDSALNVIDSSISQIKWRLKPAPRRRLHTDILALCTGMRPVVMVDYGGKLPELQERLCSVLQLSQKESSVLRSLRVMVIDDMIYLIHVKELAEYVKSSLNVDIELHFVDLEQDPPKMIAQSEHNSNAKELVSVQRFFSTVFPVDGMDKELFPPPTMDHVVNNKSIVGEISTSQSSSEVIDLSCCMQDCQVTIPTLNGWLLGYPVVYLFGRDHIPDSIYNLSTKSLQLFQISIHRSGGTSTSGPRQEELMSFSVPYSLSMEGQNEVWAEAFLARLLAKLETCKHVWASLKMEVSQCYPQAIVL, encoded by the exons ATGGAGTTGGACTCAGCTCTGAATGTAATCGATTCATCCATTTCTCAAATCAAATGGAGATTAAAACCTGCACCAAGACGCAGATTACACACAG ATATCCTGGCATTATGCACAGGAATGCGGCCGGTAGTGATGGTGGATTATGGTGGAAAGTTGCCAGAATTACAAGAACGTCTATGTTCTGTTCTACAACTTAGTCAAAAG GAATCATCTGTTTTAAGGAGTCTGAGAGTGATGGTTATAGACGACATGATTTATTTGATACATGTCAAAGAGCTTGCTGAGTACGTAAAATCAAGCTTGAATGTGGATATAGAATTGCACTTTGTGGACCTTGAACAAGATCCTCCAAAG ATGATAGCACAATCAGAACACAATTCAAATGCTAAAGAACTTGTATCAGTTCAAAGATTCTTCTCCACAGTGTTTCCTGTTGATGGAATGGACAAAGAGCTCTTTCCTCCTCCCACGATGGACCATGTGGTTAACAATAAATCtattgttggtgagatcagcacGTCTCAGTCTTCTTCTGAAGTTATTGATCTTAGTTGCTGCATGCAGGATTGTCAAGTCACCATTCCGACTCTTAATGG ATGGCTTCTTGGTTATCCGGTGGTTTACTTGTTTGGAAGGGACCACATACCTGATTCTATTTACAATCTATCCACCAAGTCTCTCCAGCTCTTCCAGATTTCGATACACAG AAGTGGTGGTACATCTACTAGTGGACCTCGACAAGAGGAATTAATGAG TTTCTCAGTACCTTACAGTCTAAGCATGGAAGGGCAGAATGAAGTTTGGGCAGAGGCATTTCTAGCTCGCTTGCTGGCAAAACTGGAAACATGCAAGCATGTTTGGGCATCTTTGAAGATGGAGGTCAGTCAATGCTACCCGCAAGCAATTGTATTGTAG
- the LOC113317042 gene encoding probable fructokinase-4, translating into MAPEANSTVPNGTTDHESSNSLIVSFGEMLIDFVPTESGVSLAEAPGFLKAPAGAPANVAIAVSKLGGKSAFVGKLGDDEFGHMLKEILVQNGVNSDGVVFDQAARTALAFITLRSDGEREFMFYRNPSADMLLTESELNLELIRKAKIFHYGSISLITEPCRSAHLRAMKVAKDGGAVLSYDPNLRLALWPSAEEAREQIMSIWEQANVIKISDNEFEFLTGHETIDDETAISLMHSGLKLLLITLGRHGCKYYTKHFHGMVEAFKVNPVDTTGAGDAFVGALLCKIAKDESIVENEASLKEVIRFANACGAITTTKKGAIPALPNEEEVLQLISGA; encoded by the exons ATGGCACCAGAAGCCAACTCTACTGTTCCTAATGGTACCACTGATCATGAATCATCAAATTCGCTCATAGTATCTTTTGGCGAGATGCTTATAGATTTTGTACCAACAGAATCAGGAGTATCATTAGCAGAAGCACCGGGATTCTTGAAAGCACCAGCAGGTGCACCAGCTAATGTTGCGATTGCTGTTTCAAAACTTGGTGGTAAATCTGCTTTTGTTGGTAAACTTGGTGATGATGAATTTGGTCATATGTTGAAAGAAATTTTGGTACAAAATGGTGTGAATAGTGATGGTGTTGTGTTTGATCAAGCTGCAAGAACTGCTCTTGCTTTTATTACTTTGAGATCGGACGGCGAACGGGAATTCATGTTTTACCGGAATCCTAGTGCTGATATGCTCTTGACTGAATCTGAACTCAACCTTGAACTCATCAGAAAG GCTAAGATCTTTCACTACGGATCGATTAGTTTAATTACAGAGCCATGCAGATCAGCTCATTTACGAGCAATGAAAGTAGCTAAGGATGGTGGAGCTGTTCTTTCTTATGATCCAAATCTTCGACTAGCATTATGGCCGTCAGCTGAAGAAGCTCGTGAACAGATCATGAGCATCTGGGAACAAGCCAATGTGATCAAGATAAGCGACAATGAGTTTGAGTTCTTAACTGGCCACGAGACTATTGATGATGAAACGGCAATTTCCTTAATGCATTCAGGACTAAAGCTCTTACTGATAACTCTAGGACGCCATGGATGCAAATATTATACTAAG CATTTTCATGGAATGGTTGAAGCATTTAAAGTAAATCCCGTGGATACAACCGGCGCAGGAGATGCATTTGTTGGTGCCCTACTATGCAAGATAGCCAAAGATGAATCTATTGTTGAG aatgaAGCAAGTTTGAAGGAAGTAATTAGATTTGCAAATGCATGTGGTGCAATTACTACAACAAAGAAAGGAGCAATTCCTGCTCTaccaaatgaagaagaagttcttcaGCTTATAAGTGGAGCTTAA
- the LOC113361338 gene encoding zinc finger MYM-type protein 1-like, translating into MERYYKRIRRDDSIESTPKSPILINDNEVSPNPEPVVQSNNQAQSQPEFQSKNVFVNRVQIDLSNLPSDPGLRPKISDYDLNDQDVVRRAYLLKGPCQPMNQVYPRKIISGRSRGFNSGKYFDKYGSWLEYRKSKDALFCLYCYLFPPVIGQRGHDAFVNVGFSSWNHCNRVKDHIGSIQSSHNIAYHKGQDLLNQSHHLETVLEKQSTKEKNADNNEIVNNVVLGNAPANHKLTSPDIQKDLVNATAVETVNEIIKDLGDELFAILIDEARDVSVKEQMGVVIRYVNKKGCIMERFISMIHVPNTTAISLKTAIDELFARHGLSITRLRGQGYDGASNVQGEYNGLKSLILKENKSAYYLHCFSHQLQLALLYVSEDIPEIAAFFTLVSRATKSVGASCKRRDNLRAKEVERIQRLLETGELSTGQGLNQEIGVKRPCDTRWNSHYGMLVNLTIMFSSVIEVVDEVMEDAIGSKEKGDFLLLLTSLRSFDFVFNLHLMKDILRISNDLSKALQRKDQDIVNAMNLVKLSKERLKNMRDSKWPSFLEDVNLFCRKHDISIIQMDEDYVPPGRSRRYRQVIKNLHQYQVELFYVCIDKQLAEINNRIDEMNMELLVCMSCLNPKNDFVAFDTKNLVRLAEFYPDDFSEQECMDLENQLEVYEMDMKSNDAFKELNGISSLAKKLVETGKDVVYNWVYKLIKLSLILPVATATVERAFSAMNIVKSRLRNRMGDEWLNDCLITYIERDIFKTIKDEVIMQRFQKMKPRKGQL; encoded by the exons ATGGAGAGGTACTATAAAAGAATTAGAAGggatgattcaattgaatcaactcCCAAGTCTCCTATATTGATAAATGACAATGAAGTGTCTCCTAATCCTGAACCCGTAGTACAGTCAAATAATCAAGCGCAATCCCAACCTGAATTCCAATCAAAAAATGTATTTGTTAATCGTGTTCAAATAGATTTGTCAAATCTCCCTTCCGATCCTGGTTTACGACCGAAAATTTCAGATTATGATCTGAATGATCAAGATGTGGTTCGAAGAGCTTATCTACTAAAAGGTCCTTGTCAGCCTATGAATCAGGTGTATCCCAGAAAGATAATATCTGGAAGAAGTCGAGGGTTCAACAGTGGTAAATATTTTGATAAATATGGGAGTTGGTTAGAGTATAGAAAGTCCAAAGATGCGTTGTTTTGCTTATATTGCTATCTATTTCCACCGGTAATTGGACAACGTGGTCATGATGCATTTGTAAATGTTGGATTTAGTAGTTGGAATCATTGTAACAGGGTAAAAGATCATATTGGAAGCATACAAAGTTCTCACAATATAGCTTATCATAAGGGTCAAGATTTATTGAACCAAAGTCATCACCTTGAGACAGTGCTTGAAAAACAATCTACTAAAGAAAAAAACG CTGATAATAATGAGATTGTGAATAATGTTGTTCTTGGCAATGCTCCAGCAAATCACAAGCTAACATCACCAGATATTCAAAAGGATCTTGTAAATGCTACTGCCGTGGAAActgttaatgaaatcataaaaGATCTAGGAGACGaattgtttgcaattttaattgaTGAAGCTCGTGACGTATCAGTAAAAGAACAAATGGGTGTTGTGATACGATACGTTAATAAGAAAGGATGTATTATGGAGCGTTTTATTTCAATGATACATGTTCCCAACACCACTGCTATTTCATTGAAAACAGCTATTGATGAATTATTTGCTAGGCATGGGTTGAGCATCACAAGGTTGCGTGGGCAAGGATATGATGGTGCCAGTAATGTGCAAGGTGAGTACAATGGATTGAAATCGTTAATTTTGAAAGAGAACAAGAGTGCATATTATTTACATTGTTTCTCACATCAACTTCAGTTAGCTCTTCTGTATGTTTCCGAGGATATTCCAGAAATTGCTGCATTTTTCACTCTAGTTTCAAGAGCAACAAAATCTGTAGGAGCTTCATGCAAGCGTCGTGATAATTTGAGAGCAAAAGAAGTTGAGAGAATACAAAGATTACTTGAGACTGGTGAATTATCAACTGGTCAAGGTCTTAATCAGGAAATTGGCGTCAAACGACCTTGTGATACACGTTGGAATTCACATTATGGTATGCTTGTGAATTTAACAATCATGTTTTCTTCTGTCATTGAAGTTGTTGATGAGGTTATGGAAGATGCTATTGGTTCTAAAGAAAAGGGTGATTTCTTACTTTTACTTACTAGTTTGCGTTCTTTCGATTTTGTCTTCAACTTGCATCTTATGAAGGATATACTAAGGATCAGTAATGATCTTTCAAAAGCTTTACAACGGAAAGATCAAGATATTGTAAACgctatgaacttggttaaattgTCTAAAGAACGCTTGAAGAACATGAGAGATTCTAAATGGCCATCATTTCTTGAAGATGTTAACTTATTTTGTCGTAAGCACGATATATCGATCATTCAGATGGATGAGGATTATGTACCTCCAGGGAGATCACGGCGATACAGACAGGTAATAAAAAATTTACATCAATACCAAGTTGAATTATTTTATGTTTGCATAGATAAACAACTTGCTGAAATCAACAATCGCATTGATGAAATGAATATGGAATTACTTGTATGTATGTCGTGCCTAAACCCGAAGAATGATTTTGTTGCTTTTGATACCAAGAATTTGGTTCGTCTTGCCGAATTTTATCCTGATGACTTCTCAGAGCAAGAATGCATGGACCTTGAAAATCAACTCGAGGTTTATGAAATGGATATGAAATCCAATGATGCATTTAAAGAGTTAAATGGAATTAGCAGTCTAGCTAAGAAACTGGTTGAGACTGGGAAGGATGTTGTATATAATTGGGTGTATAAGCTTATAAAGTTATCACTAATCTTACCAGTTGCTACCGCTACGGTTGAAAGAGCTTTTTCTGCAATGAACATTGTCAAATCTCGCCTACGGAATCGAATGGGGGATGAATGGTTAAATGATTGCTTAATCACATATATTGAGAGGGACATTTTTAAGACCATAAAGGATGAGGTAATCATGCAGCGCTTCCAGAAAATGAAACCCCGAAAAGGACAATTATGA